One genomic segment of Streptomyces liangshanensis includes these proteins:
- a CDS encoding P-II family nitrogen regulator: MKLITAVVKPHRLDEIKEALQAFGIQGLTVTEASGYGRQRGHTEVYRGAEYTVDLVPKIRIEVLVEDSDAEELIEVVVKAARTGKIGDGKVWSVPVDTAVRVRTGERGPDAL; encoded by the coding sequence ATGAAGCTCATCACCGCAGTCGTGAAGCCACACCGGCTCGACGAGATCAAGGAGGCCCTCCAGGCCTTCGGGATCCAGGGGCTCACGGTCACGGAGGCCAGCGGATACGGCCGGCAGCGCGGGCACACCGAGGTCTACCGGGGTGCCGAGTACACCGTCGACCTCGTCCCCAAGATCCGTATCGAGGTACTGGTCGAGGACAGCGACGCCGAAGAGCTCATCGAAGTAGTGGTCAAGGCCGCCAGAACCGGCAAGATCGGTGACGGCAAGGTATGGAGCGTCCCGGTCGACACGGCGGTCCGGGTACGGACCGGCGAACGCGGCCCCGACGCCCTCTGA
- a CDS encoding ammonium transporter — protein MNGADTAFVLISAALVMLMTPGLAFFYGGMVRVKSALNMLMMSMSALAVVSVLWVLYGYSLTFGDDIGGGLLGNFDHIGLKGITADTLTGGKEGIPVFAFALFQLMFAVITPALMSGALADRVKFSSWTLFIALWVSVVYFPIAHWVWQSDGWLFKLGVIDFAGGTAVHINAGIGGLAAVLVVGKRIGFKKDPMRPHSLPLVVLGAGLLWFGWFGFNAGSALAANGTAAIMAFNTQIATAAAMIGWLAYERIRHGAFTTLGAASGAVAGLVAITPSGAAVNPFGALLIGVVAGAVCSWAVSLKYKLGYDDSLDVVGVHLVGGLIGTLLVGVLAINGVGGLSQLGKQAAGAFSVMAYSFVVTWILAKLVDKTIGFRASEDDETSGVDMAFHAESAYDFSALGGSPSGRSSVPADLAGAAKNKKVDA, from the coding sequence TTGAATGGCGCAGATACCGCATTCGTATTGATCAGTGCCGCGCTCGTCATGCTGATGACGCCCGGCCTGGCATTCTTCTACGGCGGCATGGTGCGGGTGAAGAGCGCCCTCAACATGCTCATGATGTCGATGAGCGCGCTCGCCGTCGTCAGCGTGCTGTGGGTGCTCTACGGGTACTCACTGACGTTCGGCGACGACATCGGCGGGGGGCTGCTCGGCAACTTCGACCACATCGGGCTCAAGGGCATCACGGCCGACACGCTGACCGGGGGCAAGGAAGGCATTCCCGTCTTCGCCTTCGCCCTGTTCCAGCTGATGTTCGCCGTGATCACCCCGGCACTGATGAGCGGCGCACTCGCCGACCGCGTGAAATTCAGTTCCTGGACGCTGTTCATCGCGCTGTGGGTCAGCGTGGTGTATTTCCCGATCGCCCACTGGGTGTGGCAGTCCGACGGCTGGCTCTTCAAGCTCGGGGTGATCGACTTCGCCGGTGGTACGGCGGTCCACATCAACGCCGGTATCGGCGGCCTCGCCGCGGTCCTGGTCGTCGGCAAACGCATTGGATTCAAGAAGGACCCGATGCGCCCGCACAGCCTGCCGCTCGTCGTCCTCGGCGCCGGACTGCTGTGGTTCGGCTGGTTCGGCTTCAACGCCGGCTCGGCGCTCGCCGCCAACGGCACCGCCGCGATCATGGCGTTCAACACCCAGATCGCCACCGCCGCCGCGATGATCGGCTGGCTCGCCTACGAGCGCATCCGCCACGGCGCGTTCACCACCCTGGGCGCCGCGTCCGGCGCCGTCGCCGGCCTGGTCGCCATCACCCCGTCCGGCGCGGCGGTCAACCCGTTCGGCGCGCTGCTCATCGGCGTCGTCGCCGGCGCGGTCTGCTCCTGGGCCGTCAGCCTCAAGTACAAGCTCGGCTACGACGACTCGCTGGACGTCGTCGGCGTCCACCTCGTCGGCGGTCTGATCGGCACCCTGCTCGTCGGCGTCCTCGCCATCAACGGCGTCGGCGGCCTCTCCCAGCTCGGCAAGCAGGCGGCCGGAGCCTTCTCGGTGATGGCCTACTCCTTCGTCGTCACCTGGATCCTCGCCAAGCTCGTCGACAAGACGATCGGCTTCCGGGCGTCCGAGGACGACGAGACGAGCGGCGTCGACATGGCCTTCCACGCCGAGTCGGCCTACGACTTCAGTGCGCTGGGCGGCTCTCCCTCGGGCCGTAGTAGCGTCCCGGCCGACCTCGCCGGAGCGGCGAAGAACAAGAAGGTGGACGCATGA
- a CDS encoding bifunctional DNA primase/polymerase, with protein sequence MGFTIGGTRRRGRTTECTAVAEYTGLWGWDVAPGSPEGPGDEVPAGATLADVTKAWSDTPGAPVLLPVGRSFDVIDVSATAGSRALVRLERMGLPLGPVLATPCGRAYFFVAPGAAAELPQLLYRMGWDDAGLDLRCQGSGHVPAPPTEIAGQGPVRWLRPPSLDTAATPPQARLLLGTLAYICHRSAA encoded by the coding sequence ATGGGCTTCACGATCGGCGGCACGCGCCGCCGCGGCCGCACCACGGAGTGCACGGCGGTGGCGGAGTACACGGGACTCTGGGGCTGGGACGTCGCCCCCGGTTCACCGGAGGGGCCGGGCGACGAGGTGCCGGCGGGGGCAACGCTGGCCGACGTCACCAAGGCGTGGTCGGACACGCCGGGAGCGCCGGTCCTGCTGCCGGTGGGCCGCAGCTTCGACGTGATCGACGTGTCGGCCACGGCCGGCTCACGCGCGCTGGTCCGGCTGGAGCGGATGGGGCTGCCCCTGGGCCCGGTCCTGGCGACGCCCTGCGGGCGCGCCTACTTCTTCGTGGCGCCGGGGGCGGCGGCCGAACTGCCGCAGCTGCTCTACCGCATGGGCTGGGACGACGCGGGCCTGGACCTGCGCTGCCAGGGCTCGGGGCACGTACCGGCCCCGCCCACCGAGATCGCGGGACAGGGGCCGGTCCGCTGGCTGCGCCCGCCGTCCCTGGACACGGCGGCGACCCCGCCGCAGGCGAGGCTGCTCCTCGGCACGCTGGCGTACATCTGCCACCGCTCGGCGGCGTGA
- the ftsY gene encoding signal recognition particle-docking protein FtsY, with protein sequence MEIVILVVVIALVAVGAISGLVVSSRKKKQLPPRAPSSAPTLTAPPAEPHVGDEAETPRDEPRRTIEEVGLPDASDVTGAPVAVEDPVVGAPPAVEIEIPEPTAGRLVRLRARLSRSQNALGKGLLTLLSREHLDDDTWDEIEETLLTADVGVAPTQELVGRLRERVRVLGTRTPGELRTLLREELVALLDVGADREDFDRTVRTESVLDTPAVVMVVGVNGTGKTTTTGKLARVLVADGKSVVLGAADTFRAAAADQLQTWGQRVGARTVRGPEGGDPASVAFDAVKEGIAEGADVVLIDTAGRLHTKTGLMDELGKVKRVVEKHGPLDEVLLVLDATTGQNGLVQARVFAEVVDITGIVLTKLDGTAKGGIVIAVQRELGVPVKLVGLGEGADDLAPFEAGAFVDALIGE encoded by the coding sequence ATGGAAATCGTCATCCTTGTTGTAGTCATCGCCCTGGTCGCGGTCGGCGCGATCAGCGGGCTCGTGGTCAGCAGCCGCAAGAAGAAGCAGCTGCCGCCGCGGGCGCCGTCGAGTGCGCCGACTCTCACAGCTCCGCCCGCCGAGCCGCATGTCGGTGACGAGGCGGAGACGCCGCGCGACGAACCGCGCCGCACCATCGAGGAGGTCGGTCTCCCGGACGCCTCGGACGTCACCGGGGCGCCGGTCGCCGTCGAGGACCCGGTGGTCGGCGCGCCGCCCGCCGTGGAGATCGAGATCCCCGAGCCGACCGCCGGCCGGCTGGTCCGCCTCCGCGCCCGGCTCTCGCGCTCGCAGAACGCCCTCGGCAAGGGGCTGCTCACGCTCCTGTCGCGCGAGCACCTGGACGACGACACCTGGGACGAGATCGAGGAGACGCTGCTCACGGCGGACGTCGGCGTCGCGCCCACCCAGGAGCTGGTCGGACGGCTCCGCGAGCGGGTACGGGTGCTGGGCACCCGGACGCCCGGCGAGCTGCGCACGCTGCTGCGCGAGGAGTTGGTGGCGCTGCTGGACGTGGGCGCCGACCGCGAGGACTTCGACCGGACGGTCAGGACCGAGAGCGTCCTCGACACGCCGGCCGTCGTGATGGTCGTCGGCGTCAACGGCACCGGCAAGACCACCACCACGGGCAAGCTGGCGCGGGTCCTGGTCGCGGACGGGAAGTCGGTCGTGCTCGGCGCGGCGGACACGTTCCGCGCGGCGGCCGCGGACCAGCTCCAGACCTGGGGGCAGCGGGTCGGGGCGCGTACGGTACGCGGACCCGAGGGCGGCGACCCCGCGTCGGTGGCCTTCGACGCGGTCAAGGAAGGCATCGCGGAGGGCGCCGACGTGGTGCTCATCGACACCGCGGGGCGGCTGCACACCAAGACCGGGCTGATGGACGAGCTGGGCAAGGTCAAGCGGGTCGTGGAGAAGCACGGGCCGCTGGACGAGGTGCTGTTGGTGCTGGACGCGACGACCGGTCAGAACGGCCTGGTCCAGGCGCGGGTGTTCGCGGAGGTCGTGGACATCACCGGGATCGTGCTCACCAAGCTGGACGGCACCGCCAAGGGCGGCATCGTGATCGCGGTGCAGCGGGAACTGGGCGTACCGGTGAAGCTGGTGGGCCTCGGCGAGGGCGCCGACGACCTGGCCCCCTTCGAGGCCGGCGCGTTCGTGGACGCGCTGATCGGGGAGTAG
- a CDS encoding purine-cytosine permease family protein, whose translation MPHASASEGASAPRGAMETRGLEPVPDGARTGRVRELFPTWVAANISVLLLTLGAGLVVFNGLNLWQVLVVGCVAPAVSYGLVGLISLAGKRGGSPGMALSRAVFGRRGNLFPGSVIWVARWGWETINAVTGAYAVLTVLDLLFGVGPSTPLIVVTLLLFVAGTFLVSGLGIKALRVCSRWAAYLFGAFSVLVLVYLVGHTDWSAVLSRPAGSTAAMIAGIGTLAAGGLSWAPTGPDFTRYLPRASSGRAVVGRTVGGAAVVVVPLVVMGAVMAVGTPGLAHARDPVSFIGGLLPAWIAVPYLLMALVGMVLINAMSMYSAGFTAQTLGIKVPRAWAVSVNAVISLVLGFLLMVVATGFLGSFVAFLTLLAVAFSAWIGVFGTDMLRRRTYDGAALMDATRTGAYWYRGGFAPSAMVAWAAALVVGLLFTDVEWFSGPLASTWIGANGLGWVATTVVASALYAVLPRARPRIRKADTPGDAPYPISSSVLPLVSLTKSSTNGSDSAAKQV comes from the coding sequence ATGCCCCACGCCTCCGCTTCCGAAGGCGCGTCCGCGCCCCGGGGCGCGATGGAGACCCGCGGTCTGGAACCCGTCCCCGACGGGGCCCGTACCGGCCGTGTCCGGGAACTCTTCCCCACCTGGGTCGCCGCCAACATCAGCGTCCTGCTGCTCACGCTGGGCGCGGGGCTGGTCGTCTTCAACGGCCTGAACCTCTGGCAGGTGCTGGTCGTCGGCTGCGTGGCGCCCGCCGTGTCGTACGGCCTGGTCGGGCTGATCTCGCTGGCCGGGAAGCGCGGCGGCTCGCCGGGCATGGCGCTCTCCCGGGCCGTCTTCGGCCGGCGCGGAAACCTGTTCCCCGGCTCCGTCATCTGGGTCGCCCGCTGGGGCTGGGAGACGATCAACGCCGTCACCGGCGCCTACGCGGTCCTGACGGTCCTCGACCTGCTCTTCGGAGTGGGGCCCTCCACCCCCCTGATCGTGGTGACGCTGCTGCTCTTCGTCGCCGGTACCTTCCTCGTCTCGGGCCTCGGCATCAAGGCCCTGCGCGTGTGCAGCCGGTGGGCGGCGTACCTCTTCGGCGCGTTCAGCGTGCTGGTGCTCGTGTACCTGGTCGGGCACACGGACTGGTCGGCGGTCCTCTCCCGGCCCGCCGGGTCGACGGCCGCGATGATCGCGGGCATCGGCACCCTCGCGGCCGGCGGCCTCAGCTGGGCCCCCACCGGACCCGACTTCACCCGCTACCTGCCCCGGGCGTCCTCGGGACGGGCCGTGGTCGGCCGGACCGTCGGCGGGGCCGCCGTCGTGGTCGTACCGCTCGTGGTGATGGGCGCGGTGATGGCGGTCGGCACGCCCGGACTGGCGCACGCCCGCGACCCGGTCTCGTTCATCGGCGGGCTGCTGCCGGCCTGGATCGCGGTGCCGTACCTGCTGATGGCGCTGGTCGGCATGGTGCTGATCAACGCGATGTCCATGTACTCGGCGGGCTTCACCGCCCAGACCCTGGGCATCAAGGTCCCGCGCGCCTGGGCTGTCAGCGTGAACGCCGTGATCAGCCTGGTCCTCGGCTTCCTGCTGATGGTCGTGGCGACCGGCTTCCTCGGCTCGTTCGTCGCGTTCCTCACCCTGCTCGCGGTGGCCTTCTCCGCGTGGATCGGGGTCTTCGGCACGGACATGCTGCGCCGCCGTACGTACGACGGGGCGGCGCTGATGGACGCGACCCGCACCGGCGCCTACTGGTACCGCGGCGGGTTCGCGCCCTCCGCGATGGTGGCGTGGGCCGCGGCGCTGGTGGTCGGGCTGCTGTTCACCGACGTCGAGTGGTTCTCCGGGCCGCTCGCGTCCACCTGGATCGGCGCGAACGGCCTCGGCTGGGTGGCGACGACCGTGGTCGCGTCGGCGCTGTACGCGGTGCTCCCCCGCGCCCGCCCGCGGATCCGGAAGGCGGACACGCCCGGGGACGCGCCCTACCCCATCTCCTCCAGCGTCTTGCCCTTGGTCTCCTTGACGAAGAGCAGCACGAACGGCAGCGACAGCGCCGCGAAGCAGGTGTAG
- a CDS encoding sugar porter family MFS transporter has protein sequence MTSTTKVQPSDGNTPRPDHLRHVIYITTAAAMGGFLFGYDSSVINGAVQGIRGRYDIGSLPLAQVVAVALLGSAIGAATAGRIADRIGRLHCMRISSVLFTVSAVGSALPFDIYDLAVWRVIGGFAIGMASVIGPAYIAEVSPAAYRGRFGSFQQGAIVLGIAISQLVNYGILQLADGDQRGNLAGLEAWQWMLGVMVVPAITYGVLSFTIPESPRFLISVGREPEAKKVLASVEDKNVDLDARVAEIELAMRREHKSTFKDLLNGRNFLPIVWVGIGLSAFQQLVGINVAFYYSATLWQSVGINPSSSFLYSFTTSIVNIIGTIIAISLVDRVGRKPLAIVGSCGMTVALAFEAWAFSAHLVDGKLPSTQGTTALVAAHVFVLFFALSWGVIVWVLLGEMFPNKIRAAALGVAASAQWIANYAITASFPSLSADWSLSGTYIIYTCFAALSLPFVLLFVKETKGKTLEEMG, from the coding sequence GTGACCAGCACAACGAAGGTGCAGCCGTCCGACGGCAACACGCCCCGCCCCGACCACCTCCGCCACGTCATCTACATCACCACGGCCGCGGCGATGGGCGGATTCCTCTTCGGCTACGACAGTTCGGTGATCAATGGCGCCGTCCAGGGCATCCGCGGCCGGTACGACATCGGTTCGCTGCCGCTCGCCCAGGTCGTCGCCGTCGCCCTGCTGGGCTCCGCGATCGGCGCGGCCACCGCGGGCCGGATCGCGGACCGTATCGGCCGGCTCCACTGCATGCGGATCTCGTCGGTCCTGTTCACCGTCAGCGCGGTCGGCTCCGCCCTGCCCTTCGACATCTACGACCTCGCCGTGTGGCGGGTCATCGGCGGCTTCGCGATCGGGATGGCGTCGGTGATCGGCCCCGCGTACATCGCGGAGGTGTCGCCGGCCGCGTACCGGGGCCGGTTCGGCTCCTTCCAGCAGGGCGCCATCGTGCTCGGCATCGCCATCTCGCAGCTGGTGAACTACGGCATTCTGCAACTCGCCGACGGTGACCAGCGCGGCAACCTCGCGGGGCTGGAGGCGTGGCAGTGGATGCTGGGGGTGATGGTCGTCCCGGCGATCACGTACGGCGTCCTGTCCTTCACGATCCCCGAGTCCCCGCGCTTCCTGATCTCCGTGGGGCGGGAGCCGGAGGCCAAGAAGGTGCTCGCCTCGGTCGAGGACAAGAACGTCGACCTGGACGCGCGCGTCGCCGAGATCGAGCTGGCGATGCGCCGCGAGCACAAGTCGACCTTCAAAGACCTGCTCAACGGCCGTAACTTCCTGCCCATCGTGTGGGTCGGCATCGGGCTGTCGGCCTTCCAGCAGCTGGTCGGCATCAACGTCGCCTTCTACTACTCGGCGACGCTCTGGCAGTCGGTCGGGATCAACCCGTCCAGCTCGTTCCTCTACTCCTTCACGACCTCGATCGTGAACATCATCGGCACGATCATCGCGATCTCGCTGGTCGACCGGGTGGGCCGCAAGCCGCTGGCGATCGTCGGGTCCTGCGGGATGACCGTCGCCCTGGCCTTCGAGGCCTGGGCGTTCTCCGCGCACCTCGTGGACGGCAAGCTGCCCAGCACCCAGGGCACCACCGCGCTGGTCGCCGCCCACGTCTTCGTGCTCTTCTTCGCGCTGTCCTGGGGGGTCATCGTCTGGGTGCTGCTCGGCGAGATGTTCCCCAACAAGATCCGCGCGGCGGCGCTCGGTGTCGCGGCCTCGGCGCAGTGGATCGCCAACTACGCGATCACCGCGAGCTTCCCGAGCCTGTCCGCGGACTGGAGCCTCTCGGGGACGTACATCATCTACACCTGCTTCGCGGCGCTGTCGCTGCCGTTCGTGCTGCTCTTCGTCAAGGAGACCAAGGGCAAGACGCTGGAGGAGATGGGGTAG
- a CDS encoding AAA family ATPase — protein MHLKAMTLRGFKSFASATTLRFEPGITCVVGPNGSGKSNVVDALSWVMGEQGAKSLRGGKMEDVIFAGTTGRPPLGRAEVSLTIDNSDGALPIDYAEVTITRIMFRNGGSEYQLNGDTCRLLDIQELLSDSGIGREMHVIVGQGQLDSVLHADPMGRRAFIEEAAGVLKHRKRKEKALRKLDSMQANLARVQDLTDELRRQLKPLGRQAAVARRAAVIQADLRDARLRLLADDLVRLREALRTEIADEAELKRRKEEAEGRLKAALTRETELEDEVRRLAPRLQRAQQTWYELSQLAERVRGTVSLADARVKSATAPPTDDRRGREPEDMEREAARIREQEAELEAALEAAEHALEDTVAHRSELERALAVEERRLKDVARAIADRREGLARLAGQVNAARGRAASARAEIGRLAEARDAARERAATAQEEYEQLKAEVDGLDAEDEDLAERYAAAREALAAAEAGLTAAREAATGADRERAAVAARHDALALGLRRKDGSGALLAARDRLTGLLGPAAELLTVTPGHEIPVAAALGAAADAIAVSTPRAAAAAIRLLRTEDGGRASLLLTGSPTGVPAQAVSTEDAPEAGLARPPAPPRPQSPDGLERADAHAHPAGPAFEDTPAGKGAIQARPAIEDTFAAGGGETVQARPAIEDVLFAGGGRVRAQRVADLVRGPRELMDAVRFLVRDAVVVGTLEDAEELVTADPRLVAVTAEGDLLGAHFAHGGSAGAPSLLEVQASVDEAAAALHDLDTRSEELAKAQATATTTRAECAALVDELGDLRRAADRAKSAVSGQLGRLSGQARGAAGEAERTASAAAKAEDALERATEEAEELAERLLVAQEAGDGTEDEPDTAVRDRLAADGANARQTEMEARLQVRTHEERVKGLAGRADALDRGARAEREARARAEQRRARLRHEARVAGAVASGARQLLAHVEVSVVRAEAERTAAEAAKSERERDLVTERTQGRDLKAELDKLTDSVHRGEVLGAEKRMRIEQLEAKALEELGIEPAGLVAEYGPDQLVPPSQPAEGETLPDDPEDPRNRPRPYARAEQEKRLKAAERAYQQLGKVNPLALEEFAALEERHQFLSEQLEDLKKTRTDLLLVVKEVDERVEQVFTEAYRDTAREFEGVFSRLFPGGEGRLILTDPDHMLTTGVDVEARPPGKKVKRLSLLSGGERSLTAVALLVSIFKARPSPFYVMDEVEAALDDTNLQRLIRIMQELQESSQLIVITHQKRTMEVADALYGVSMQGDGVSKVISQRLR, from the coding sequence GTGCACCTCAAGGCCATGACCCTGCGGGGCTTCAAATCCTTCGCGTCCGCCACGACACTGCGTTTCGAGCCCGGCATCACCTGTGTCGTGGGCCCGAACGGCTCCGGCAAATCGAACGTCGTGGACGCGTTGTCCTGGGTCATGGGCGAACAGGGAGCGAAATCGCTGCGCGGCGGAAAGATGGAGGACGTGATCTTCGCCGGGACGACCGGGCGGCCCCCGCTCGGCCGCGCCGAGGTCTCGCTCACGATCGACAACTCCGACGGCGCCCTGCCCATCGACTACGCGGAAGTCACCATTACGCGGATCATGTTCCGCAACGGCGGCAGCGAATACCAGCTCAACGGGGACACCTGCCGGCTTCTCGACATCCAGGAACTCCTCTCCGACTCCGGTATCGGCCGCGAGATGCACGTGATCGTCGGACAGGGCCAGCTCGATTCCGTCCTGCACGCCGACCCGATGGGCCGCCGGGCCTTCATCGAGGAGGCGGCGGGTGTTCTCAAGCACCGCAAGCGCAAGGAGAAGGCGCTGCGGAAACTCGACTCGATGCAGGCGAACCTGGCCCGCGTGCAGGACCTCACCGACGAGCTGCGCCGCCAGCTCAAGCCCCTCGGCCGGCAGGCGGCGGTGGCCCGGCGGGCCGCCGTCATCCAGGCCGACCTGCGCGACGCGCGGCTGCGGCTGCTCGCCGACGATCTCGTACGGCTGCGCGAGGCGCTGCGCACGGAGATCGCGGACGAGGCGGAGCTGAAGCGGCGCAAGGAGGAGGCGGAGGGGCGGCTCAAGGCCGCGCTGACCCGCGAGACCGAGCTGGAGGACGAGGTACGGCGCCTCGCGCCCCGCCTCCAGCGGGCCCAGCAGACCTGGTACGAGCTGTCCCAGCTCGCCGAGCGGGTGCGGGGCACGGTCTCGCTGGCCGACGCGCGAGTGAAGAGCGCGACCGCGCCGCCCACCGACGACCGCCGGGGGCGCGAGCCCGAGGACATGGAGCGGGAGGCCGCCCGCATCCGCGAGCAGGAGGCGGAACTGGAAGCCGCGCTGGAGGCGGCCGAGCACGCGCTGGAGGACACCGTCGCGCACCGCTCGGAGCTGGAGCGGGCGCTCGCGGTGGAGGAACGCCGCCTCAAGGACGTGGCGCGGGCGATCGCCGACCGGCGCGAGGGGCTGGCGCGGCTGGCGGGGCAGGTCAACGCGGCCCGGGGGCGGGCGGCCTCGGCGCGGGCCGAGATCGGGCGGCTCGCCGAGGCCCGGGACGCGGCGCGGGAGCGGGCGGCCACGGCCCAGGAGGAGTACGAACAGCTCAAGGCCGAGGTCGACGGGCTGGACGCCGAGGACGAGGACCTGGCGGAGCGGTACGCGGCGGCGCGGGAGGCGCTGGCGGCGGCGGAGGCGGGGCTGACGGCCGCGCGGGAGGCGGCGACGGGCGCGGACCGGGAGCGGGCGGCGGTGGCGGCGCGCCACGACGCGCTGGCGCTGGGGTTGCGGCGCAAGGACGGCTCGGGCGCGCTGCTCGCCGCCCGCGACCGGCTCACGGGGCTGCTCGGCCCGGCCGCCGAACTGCTCACGGTGACCCCGGGCCACGAGATCCCGGTGGCGGCGGCTTTGGGGGCGGCGGCGGACGCGATCGCGGTGTCCACACCGAGGGCGGCGGCGGCCGCGATCCGCTTGCTCCGCACGGAGGACGGGGGGCGGGCGTCGCTGCTGTTGACGGGCTCGCCGACGGGGGTCCCGGCCCAGGCGGTCAGCACGGAGGACGCCCCCGAGGCCGGGCTTGCGAGGCCTCCGGCCCCGCCGCGTCCTCAATCGCCGGACGGGCTGGAGAGGGCTGATGCGCACGCCCACCCAGCGGGTCCGGCGTTCGAGGACACGCCCGCGGGCAAGGGCGCCATTCAAGCCCGTCCGGCGATTGAGGACACCTTTGCCGCCGGAGGCGGCGAGACCGTTCAAGCCCGTCCGGCGATTGAGGACGTCCTTTTCGCCGGAGGTGGGCGGGTGCGGGCTCAGCGCGTTGCGGACCTCGTGCGGGGACCCCGCGAGCTCATGGACGCCGTCCGCTTCCTCGTGAGGGACGCCGTGGTCGTCGGGACGCTCGAAGACGCCGAGGAACTCGTCACCGCCGACCCCCGCCTCGTAGCCGTCACCGCCGAAGGCGACCTCCTCGGCGCGCACTTCGCGCACGGCGGCTCCGCCGGCGCCCCCAGCCTGCTCGAGGTCCAGGCCTCCGTGGACGAGGCCGCCGCCGCGCTCCACGACCTGGACACCCGCAGCGAGGAGCTGGCGAAGGCGCAGGCCACGGCCACCACCACCCGCGCCGAGTGCGCCGCGCTCGTCGACGAGCTGGGCGACCTCCGCCGCGCCGCCGACCGCGCGAAGTCCGCCGTCTCCGGACAGCTCGGCCGCCTCTCCGGGCAGGCCCGCGGCGCCGCCGGCGAGGCCGAGCGCACCGCCTCCGCCGCCGCCAAGGCCGAGGACGCCCTGGAGCGCGCCACCGAGGAGGCCGAGGAGCTGGCCGAGCGGCTGCTCGTCGCCCAGGAGGCCGGCGACGGCACGGAGGACGAGCCCGACACCGCCGTACGCGACCGGCTCGCCGCCGACGGGGCCAACGCCCGCCAGACCGAGATGGAGGCGCGCCTCCAGGTCCGTACCCACGAGGAACGCGTCAAGGGCCTCGCCGGCCGCGCCGACGCCCTCGACCGGGGCGCGCGCGCCGAGCGCGAGGCGCGGGCGCGCGCGGAGCAGCGCCGCGCCCGGCTGCGCCACGAGGCCCGCGTCGCCGGGGCCGTCGCGTCCGGCGCCCGCCAGCTCCTCGCCCACGTCGAGGTGTCCGTCGTCCGCGCGGAGGCGGAACGTACCGCCGCCGAGGCCGCCAAGTCCGAGCGCGAACGCGACCTGGTCACCGAGCGCACCCAGGGCCGGGACCTCAAGGCCGAGCTGGACAAGCTCACCGACTCCGTCCACAGGGGCGAGGTCCTCGGCGCCGAGAAGCGGATGCGCATCGAGCAGTTGGAGGCCAAGGCCCTGGAGGAGCTGGGCATAGAGCCGGCCGGGCTGGTCGCCGAGTACGGCCCCGACCAGCTCGTACCGCCGTCCCAGCCCGCCGAGGGCGAGACCCTGCCCGACGATCCCGAGGACCCGCGCAACCGGCCGCGCCCCTACGCCCGCGCCGAGCAGGAGAAGCGGCTCAAGGCGGCCGAGCGCGCGTACCAGCAGCTCGGGAAGGTGAACCCGCTGGCGCTGGAGGAGTTCGCGGCGCTGGAGGAACGGCACCAGTTCCTCTCCGAGCAGCTCGAAGACCTCAAGAAGACCAGGACGGACCTGCTCCTCGTGGTGAAGGAGGTCGACGAGCGGGTCGAGCAGGTCTTCACCGAGGCGTACCGCGACACGGCGCGGGAGTTCGAGGGGGTGTTCTCGCGACTCTTCCCCGGCGGCGAGGGCCGCCTCATCCTCACCGACCCCGACCACATGCTCACGACCGGCGTCGACGTCGAGGCGAGGCCGCCGGGCAAGAAGGTCAAGCGGCTGTCGCTGCTCTCCGGCGGCGAACGCTCGCTGACCGCCGTCGCCCTGCTGGTCTCCATCTTCAAGGCCAGGCCCAGCCCGTTCTACGTGATGGACGAGGTGGAGGCGGCCTTGGACGACACCAACCTCCAGCGGCTGATCCGCATCATGCAGGAGCTCCAGGAGAGCTCCCAGCTGATCGTGATCACCCATCAGAAACGCACGATGGAGGTCGCCGACGCGCTGTACGGCGTCTCCATGCAGGGCGACGGGGTCTCCAAGGTCATCAGCCAGCGGCTGCGCTGA
- a CDS encoding acylphosphatase, translating into MNDDVRLTAWVRGRVQGVGFRWFTRANALEIGGLTGFALNLDDGRVQVVAEGAREKCHGLLDWLRSGDTPGRVDGVTEIWSTPRGGYDTFAIR; encoded by the coding sequence GTGAATGACGACGTACGGCTCACCGCCTGGGTACGCGGACGAGTACAGGGAGTGGGCTTCCGCTGGTTCACCAGGGCGAACGCGCTGGAGATCGGCGGGCTCACCGGATTCGCCCTCAACCTCGACGACGGCCGGGTTCAGGTGGTGGCGGAAGGGGCGCGTGAGAAGTGCCACGGGTTGCTCGACTGGCTCCGCTCCGGCGACACACCCGGACGGGTCGACGGAGTGACGGAGATCTGGAGCACACCGCGCGGGGGGTACGACACCTTCGCGATCCGCTGA